In Cytobacillus oceanisediminis, the following proteins share a genomic window:
- a CDS encoding 2OG-Fe(II) oxygenase, with protein sequence MEMDASYKEQTIFDHVGNKIITEDREIHIIARFAEPLIVVLGNVLSDEECDQLIQQSKDRMQRSKVANSIEVDELRTSSSTFFHEGENEIVARIEKRVSQIMNIPVEHGEGLQILNYKIGQEYKAHFDFFSSTSRAASNPRISTLVMYLNDVEQGGETYFPKLNFSVSPQKGMAVYFEYFYNDQNLNDLTLHGGAPVIIGDKWAATQWMRRKKL encoded by the coding sequence ATGGAAATGGATGCATCTTATAAAGAACAAACGATTTTTGATCATGTTGGAAATAAGATTATTACAGAAGATCGGGAAATTCATATAATTGCCAGATTTGCAGAACCATTGATCGTGGTTCTGGGAAATGTTTTGAGCGATGAAGAATGTGACCAGCTGATTCAGCAATCAAAAGATCGCATGCAGCGTTCAAAAGTTGCCAACTCCATTGAAGTTGATGAACTAAGAACCAGCAGCAGTACTTTTTTCCATGAAGGGGAAAATGAAATTGTCGCGAGAATTGAAAAAAGAGTATCCCAAATCATGAACATTCCAGTTGAGCATGGTGAAGGGCTGCAGATCCTCAATTATAAAATAGGCCAGGAATATAAAGCTCATTTTGACTTCTTCTCTTCAACCAGCAGAGCAGCAAGCAATCCGAGAATCAGCACGCTTGTCATGTACCTGAATGATGTGGAACAGGGCGGGGAAACGTATTTTCCAAAGCTTAACTTCTCCGTTTCTCCACAAAAAGGCATGGCAGTGTATTTTGAATACTTTTATAATGATCAGAACTTAAACGACCTGACGCTTCATGGCGGAGCACCTGTTATCATCGGTGATAAATGGGCAGCTACGCAATGGATGAGGAGAAAGAAATTATAG
- a CDS encoding YitT family protein: MYRNSVQYYLSQRRKGNFSTFKNGLIIIFGTTLVAVSLQLFLVKNYVIDGGIVGLSIILSHVFHVDVGALILLLNLPFLVAGFFFLGGRFLVLSLFASSLLAGETYILAPFEEVTNHPLLIIILGGLLLGMGVGLIIRFGACLDGTEVLAILFSERLPLTIGQCILLMNTIIFGSSVFLFGITEAAYSLATFFVAYKTIDTIIMKS; this comes from the coding sequence GTGTATAGAAATAGCGTTCAATACTATTTAAGCCAAAGACGAAAGGGTAATTTTTCCACCTTTAAAAATGGGCTGATTATCATATTCGGAACAACACTTGTGGCTGTTTCCCTGCAATTATTCCTTGTGAAAAATTATGTTATTGATGGAGGTATTGTTGGATTGAGCATCATCCTTTCACATGTCTTTCATGTAGATGTGGGTGCCTTGATCCTGCTGTTGAATCTCCCCTTTTTAGTGGCAGGCTTTTTCTTTTTAGGGGGAAGATTTTTGGTGTTAAGCCTGTTTGCCAGTTCCTTGCTGGCAGGGGAGACATACATATTGGCCCCATTTGAGGAAGTGACTAACCATCCCCTGCTGATCATTATTCTGGGAGGCCTTTTGCTGGGAATGGGAGTGGGTCTCATTATACGGTTTGGAGCCTGTCTGGATGGTACAGAAGTTTTGGCGATTTTATTCAGCGAGCGTTTGCCTTTAACCATCGGGCAATGCATCCTTTTAATGAATACCATTATCTTTGGAAGTTCTGTTTTTTTATTCGGCATCACAGAAGCCGCATACTCCCTTGCAACATTTTTTGTTGCTTATAAAACCATAGATACCATTATAATGAAGTCCTAA
- a CDS encoding nucleoside deaminase, translating to MDHFMKRAIELAINNVKDGGQPFGAVLVKDQDIIAEGVNELHKKHDVSGHAEMLAIRRAQEQFQTNDLAGFTMYASGEPCPMCLTAMYFAGIDKVYYCQSVDDAFNAGLGKSKMIYEDLKNARDERGLKILQIPLNEDQDNPMKLWKEKV from the coding sequence ATGGATCACTTCATGAAACGGGCTATAGAACTGGCCATTAATAATGTAAAAGACGGCGGCCAGCCCTTCGGTGCCGTTCTGGTGAAAGATCAGGACATCATTGCTGAAGGCGTGAATGAATTGCATAAAAAGCATGATGTCAGCGGGCATGCTGAAATGCTCGCTATCCGGCGGGCACAGGAGCAGTTTCAAACGAATGATTTAGCCGGCTTTACGATGTATGCAAGCGGAGAACCTTGTCCGATGTGTTTAACTGCCATGTATTTCGCAGGCATCGATAAGGTGTACTATTGCCAATCAGTTGACGACGCTTTTAATGCAGGTTTAGGCAAGTCTAAAATGATTTATGAGGATTTGAAAAACGCAAGAGATGAACGGGGACTCAAAATATTGCAAATTCCATTAAATGAGGATCAAGACAATCCAATGAAGCTTTGGAAAGAGAAAGTTTAA
- the ald gene encoding alanine dehydrogenase, with amino-acid sequence MIIGVPKEVKNNENRVSVVPASVSAFVNAGHTVWIEKGAGAGSGISDQEYEKAGATVVSSAKEAWSADMVMKVKEPQPDEYRYFRKGLILFTYLHLAAEPELTKDLVDKKVTSVAYETIQLDNKSLPLLTPMSEVAGRMSVQLGAQFLEKIHGGKGVLLGGVPGVKPGKVVIIGGGVVGTNAAKMAVGLGADVSIIDISAERLRQLDDLFSGRVRTVMSNPFNIAQEVKLADLVIGAVLIPGAKAPQLVTEEMVMQMEKNSVIIDVAIDQGGSIETIDHITSHDSPTYVKHGVLHYAVPNIPGAVARTSTYALANTTAPYALMLANTGIENSILKYPFLEKGVNTMNGKVTNQRVAEAHNYPYTPTHELTHKIPAAT; translated from the coding sequence ATGATTATTGGTGTGCCAAAGGAAGTAAAGAATAATGAAAACCGGGTTTCCGTTGTTCCAGCAAGTGTTTCTGCATTTGTTAATGCCGGCCATACGGTCTGGATTGAGAAGGGTGCAGGTGCAGGAAGCGGCATCTCTGACCAGGAATATGAAAAAGCTGGTGCAACGGTTGTTTCAAGTGCAAAAGAGGCCTGGTCTGCGGATATGGTCATGAAGGTTAAAGAGCCGCAGCCAGATGAATACCGATATTTTCGAAAAGGATTAATTCTCTTTACTTACTTGCATCTGGCAGCCGAACCTGAATTGACAAAGGATTTGGTCGATAAAAAAGTTACCTCGGTTGCTTATGAAACCATTCAGCTGGATAACAAATCATTGCCTCTCCTAACTCCAATGAGCGAAGTTGCGGGAAGGATGTCTGTCCAGCTTGGAGCTCAATTTCTTGAAAAGATTCATGGTGGAAAAGGAGTCCTTTTAGGCGGTGTTCCTGGTGTGAAGCCTGGAAAAGTGGTGATTATTGGCGGTGGAGTTGTTGGAACAAATGCCGCAAAAATGGCAGTTGGCCTCGGTGCAGATGTTAGCATCATTGACATAAGTGCTGAAAGACTCCGCCAGCTGGACGATCTTTTTTCTGGCAGGGTGAGGACGGTCATGTCAAATCCGTTCAATATCGCCCAGGAAGTAAAACTTGCCGATTTAGTGATAGGGGCTGTTCTCATCCCCGGTGCAAAAGCACCTCAGTTAGTAACCGAAGAAATGGTTATGCAAATGGAAAAGAATTCGGTCATTATTGATGTTGCCATTGATCAGGGCGGTTCAATTGAAACCATTGATCATATTACCTCACATGATTCTCCAACATATGTAAAGCATGGTGTTTTGCATTATGCGGTTCCAAACATTCCGGGCGCTGTAGCAAGAACTTCCACCTACGCCCTCGCCAATACTACAGCACCATATGCCTTAATGCTCGCAAATACTGGGATTGAAAATTCTATTTTAAAGTATCCTTTTCTTGAAAAAGGGGTCAATACCATGAATGGAAAGGTCACTAATCAGAGAGTTGCAGAGGCGCATAACTACCCTTATACACCCACCCATGAATTAACTCACAAAATTCCAGCCGCAACATGA
- a CDS encoding GntR family transcriptional regulator, whose protein sequence is MTELDSKSPIPLHIQLKNKLQELIDNRSFNEKIPSERELMDTYKVSRSTVREAVSHLVNEGVLKKVHGKGTFISKKPIEEWLGNITSTTEVIKKMGMKPDAKLLDNGIVVPAKEIVEASGLTEAYFIKRIRYANDKPLALESQYYPIEIGENLAQYDIEKGTLYDLLEQSLDLKFAEAEQMITSTYLSKEEADLLGVPCSLSVLHIERLLSDINGSLIEYYSAYFRSDMYSFRIKLSKNYS, encoded by the coding sequence ATGACAGAGTTAGATTCCAAAAGTCCTATTCCGCTTCACATACAACTAAAAAATAAGCTGCAGGAGCTAATAGACAATCGTTCTTTCAATGAGAAAATTCCAAGTGAAAGAGAGTTGATGGATACATATAAAGTGAGCAGAAGCACAGTGAGAGAGGCAGTTTCGCATTTAGTTAACGAAGGTGTGCTAAAAAAAGTCCACGGAAAAGGCACTTTTATTTCAAAGAAACCGATTGAAGAGTGGCTTGGGAATATTACCAGTACAACAGAAGTGATTAAAAAAATGGGGATGAAGCCTGATGCAAAATTATTGGACAATGGCATTGTTGTTCCAGCAAAAGAAATCGTGGAAGCCAGCGGACTTACAGAGGCATACTTTATAAAGCGAATTCGCTATGCAAACGATAAGCCATTGGCCCTTGAAAGTCAGTATTACCCTATTGAAATTGGTGAAAATCTCGCCCAATATGATATTGAAAAGGGGACATTGTATGATCTGCTTGAGCAAAGTTTAGACTTAAAGTTTGCAGAAGCTGAACAGATGATTACAAGTACTTATTTATCTAAAGAAGAAGCAGACCTGCTTGGTGTCCCATGTTCCCTAAGTGTGCTTCACATAGAACGGTTATTATCAGACATTAATGGAAGCTTAATAGAATACTATTCTGCTTATTTTCGTTCGGATATGTACTCATTTAGAATAAAACTATCAAAGAATTATAGTTAA
- a CDS encoding MarR family winged helix-turn-helix transcriptional regulator, producing MNILLKQQTLLVIRALYFCMEKNWAELEKKFKLTPAQQHILFLLGTHNQKLSPTQISELGCWHLSTVTRLLKPLKEKGLIEITANKEQLRYKCVAISKSGKELLDQIMDEVKGMEQFPLNMSHLSENELMSFLEYGQRILGVQKGDTFKKMLIDARVENYDYA from the coding sequence ATGAACATTCTATTGAAACAGCAGACATTGCTTGTCATAAGGGCACTATACTTCTGCATGGAAAAGAATTGGGCGGAGCTTGAAAAGAAGTTTAAGCTGACGCCTGCTCAGCAGCATATTTTGTTTCTGCTTGGCACTCATAATCAAAAACTAAGCCCGACCCAAATAAGTGAACTGGGATGCTGGCATCTATCGACTGTAACCAGGCTTTTAAAACCGTTAAAGGAAAAAGGACTGATCGAAATCACGGCCAATAAAGAGCAGCTCCGCTATAAGTGTGTGGCTATTTCTAAGAGCGGAAAGGAACTATTGGATCAGATTATGGATGAGGTAAAAGGGATGGAACAATTTCCGCTGAATATGAGCCATTTATCGGAAAACGAGCTTATGTCTTTCCTTGAATATGGTCAGAGGATATTAGGGGTTCAAAAAGGAGATACATTTAAAAAAATGCTTATTGATGCACGGGTAGAAAACTATGATTATGCATAA